One part of the Actinomycetota bacterium genome encodes these proteins:
- a CDS encoding NAD(P)/FAD-dependent oxidoreductase, which produces MSMNGNRYDAIVVGGRCAGSPTAMLLARKGYKVLVVDRATFPSDTLSTHIVHPPGVASLRRWGLLDLVTATGCPPIHTYAFDFGPFTISGAPGTDETPVAYGPRRTVLDQQLAGAAAEAGAEVREGFTVEEVLTEDGRVTGVRGHGRRGGTVTERARVVVGADGRHSLVARAVRPEQYNEKPQLLAGYYTYWSGLPMEGRFETWVRPDRGFAAWPTNDDLTVVIGAWPFLEFEANKNDIEGNYLKMLELAPEFADRVRGATREARYVGTAVLNYFRKPYGPGWALVGDAGYNKDFITGHGIHDAFRDAELCATALDEAFSGASVFETAMGRYQATRDQQVLPMYELTTQLATLEPPPPELQHLLAAVHGSQQAMDGFARVMAGVTSPAEFFSEENVGRILAGAR; this is translated from the coding sequence ATGAGCATGAACGGGAACCGGTACGACGCGATCGTGGTGGGCGGGCGCTGCGCCGGGTCGCCGACCGCGATGCTGCTGGCCCGCAAGGGCTACAAGGTCCTGGTCGTCGACCGGGCGACCTTCCCGAGCGACACGCTCTCGACCCACATCGTCCACCCGCCGGGCGTGGCCTCGCTGCGCCGGTGGGGGCTGCTCGACCTGGTCACGGCGACCGGGTGCCCGCCGATCCACACCTACGCGTTCGACTTCGGCCCCTTCACCATCTCCGGGGCGCCCGGCACCGACGAGACACCGGTCGCCTACGGCCCCCGGCGGACCGTGCTCGACCAGCAGCTGGCCGGCGCCGCGGCCGAGGCGGGGGCGGAGGTCCGGGAGGGGTTCACCGTCGAGGAGGTCCTCACCGAGGACGGGCGCGTCACCGGCGTCCGCGGCCACGGCAGGCGCGGCGGCACGGTGACCGAGCGCGCCCGGGTGGTCGTCGGGGCGGACGGCCGGCACTCGCTGGTCGCCCGCGCGGTGCGGCCCGAGCAGTACAACGAGAAGCCGCAGCTCCTGGCCGGCTACTACACCTACTGGAGCGGGCTGCCGATGGAGGGCCGCTTCGAGACCTGGGTCCGCCCCGACCGGGGCTTCGCGGCCTGGCCGACCAACGACGACCTGACGGTGGTGATCGGCGCTTGGCCGTTCCTGGAGTTCGAGGCCAACAAGAACGACATCGAGGGCAACTACCTCAAGATGCTGGAGCTGGCCCCCGAGTTCGCCGACCGCGTCCGCGGCGCCACCCGCGAGGCGCGCTACGTCGGCACCGCCGTCCTGAACTACTTCCGCAAGCCCTACGGGCCGGGCTGGGCCCTGGTCGGCGACGCCGGCTACAACAAGGACTTCATCACCGGCCACGGGATCCACGACGCCTTCCGCGACGCCGAGCTCTGCGCCACGGCACTGGACGAGGCGTTCTCCGGCGCCAGCGTCTTCGAGACCGCGATGGGCCGCTACCAGGCAACGCGCGACCAGCAGGTCCTGCCGATGTACGAGCTCACCACCCAGCTCGCGACGCTCGAGCCCCCACCGCCCGAGCTCCAGCACCTGCTGGCAGCCGTGCACGGCAGCCAGCAGGCGATGGACGGCTTCGCGCGGGTCATGGCGGGCGTGACCTCGCCGGCCGAGTTCTTCTCCGAGGAGAACGTCGGACGGATCCTCGCCGGGGCGCGCTGA